One genomic segment of Profundibacter amoris includes these proteins:
- a CDS encoding penicillin-binding protein 1A, whose translation MIKGILSFFGAIFSWLTLALLMGAVVLGGVFWTFSRNLPSHEALAQYTPATISRIYSGEGRIIDEFAKERRLFAPIGDIPDLVKQAFISAEDKNFYKHAGYDLRGIAAAMIEAVKSRGKRVRGASTIPQQVAKNMLLGGERKIERKIGEIIIAARLVNTIGREKVLEIYLNEIFLGQNSYGVAAAAQTYFNKTLDQLKPEEVAYLAVLPKAPSDYHPVRQHDKAVTRRNYVLREMFQNGYLTKEAYETARDAPLLTVQNGDFESFKQELPPRDYFTDEIRRQLTRDFGEGEFFSGGLSIRATIDPEMQKEAAKELRTGLEKYDRRQGLWRGTGKTLPAEALVDEATWRAALADVRVARDIFLETQWHPAVVLEVTDKGARLGIEGVDTPEGGNWVPAKDMAWARKRLDNGKLGRKGKLVEVGDVVHVRAMVKDSDGSFIRWTLRQVPEIQGGFMAMDVRTGRVIAMQGGFSYQNSVFNRATQAWRQPGSNFKPFVYAAALDSGYTPATIIVDAPIEISTAQGIWRPQNSSKRFYGPTPLRTGIEQSRNIMTIRLANEIGMDVVAEYGEKFDLYDRMDRFLANALGSQETTLMRVVTGYAMIANGGERIEPTLVDRVQDRYGNTIYRHDKRDCVDCRVASLEPGVAPRIVSNRQRVIDAVTAYQIRSMMQGVVQRGTAAGKINLNVPVAGKTGTTNESKDVWFTGFTSNIVAGCYMGFDTPRPLGRGAFGGTMCAPVFNKFMQKATAKYGGGPFAVPPGGHFIKIDRYTGARLSDDASGPNVVAEYFRDGEDPIFGIAFDGGFAMGANLPLFNEVEQATTVTTSDGNTVTLGGKATFGTVQSGGLY comes from the coding sequence TTGATCAAAGGCATCTTGTCATTTTTTGGCGCAATCTTTAGCTGGCTGACGCTGGCCCTGTTGATGGGCGCGGTGGTTCTGGGCGGCGTGTTCTGGACCTTTAGCCGGAACCTGCCCAGTCACGAGGCGCTGGCACAATATACGCCTGCCACGATCAGCCGGATTTATTCGGGTGAAGGGCGGATTATTGATGAATTTGCCAAGGAACGCCGGTTGTTTGCGCCCATCGGCGACATTCCCGATCTGGTGAAACAGGCGTTCATTTCGGCCGAAGACAAGAATTTCTATAAACATGCGGGCTATGATCTGCGCGGTATTGCGGCGGCGATGATCGAGGCCGTAAAGTCACGCGGCAAACGGGTGCGCGGGGCGTCAACCATTCCACAGCAGGTGGCCAAGAACATGCTGCTGGGCGGCGAGCGCAAGATCGAGCGAAAAATCGGCGAGATCATCATCGCCGCGCGTCTGGTTAACACCATTGGCCGTGAAAAGGTGCTGGAAATTTACCTGAACGAGATTTTTCTGGGTCAGAACAGCTATGGTGTAGCGGCGGCGGCCCAGACCTATTTCAACAAAACACTGGATCAGTTGAAGCCCGAGGAGGTGGCCTATCTGGCTGTGCTGCCCAAAGCGCCGTCGGATTACCATCCGGTGCGCCAGCATGACAAAGCCGTAACGCGGCGCAACTATGTGCTGCGGGAGATGTTCCAGAACGGGTATCTGACCAAGGAGGCGTATGAAACCGCGCGCGATGCGCCATTGCTGACTGTACAAAACGGTGATTTCGAGAGCTTCAAGCAGGAATTGCCCCCGCGCGACTATTTCACTGACGAAATCCGCCGCCAGTTGACCCGTGATTTTGGCGAGGGCGAATTTTTCAGCGGCGGTCTGAGCATTCGGGCAACCATTGATCCCGAGATGCAAAAAGAAGCCGCCAAAGAACTGCGCACCGGGCTTGAAAAATATGACCGGCGTCAGGGGCTTTGGCGCGGAACGGGTAAAACCCTGCCTGCTGAAGCACTGGTCGACGAAGCAACATGGCGCGCGGCGCTGGCCGATGTGCGTGTGGCGCGCGACATCTTTCTGGAAACACAATGGCACCCTGCCGTGGTGCTGGAAGTCACCGACAAAGGGGCACGGTTGGGCATTGAAGGGGTGGACACGCCCGAAGGCGGCAACTGGGTTCCGGCCAAGGATATGGCCTGGGCGCGCAAGCGGCTGGACAATGGCAAACTGGGACGCAAAGGCAAGCTGGTTGAAGTAGGCGATGTTGTGCATGTGCGCGCCATGGTCAAGGACAGTGACGGCAGCTTTATCCGCTGGACGCTGCGGCAGGTGCCGGAAATCCAGGGCGGCTTCATGGCGATGGATGTGCGCACCGGTCGCGTGATTGCAATGCAGGGCGGGTTTTCCTATCAGAATTCGGTGTTTAACCGGGCAACACAGGCATGGCGCCAGCCCGGTTCGAACTTCAAGCCTTTCGTATATGCCGCCGCACTGGACAGTGGTTATACCCCGGCAACGATTATCGTTGATGCTCCGATCGAGATTTCGACAGCACAAGGGATTTGGCGGCCGCAAAATTCATCCAAAAGGTTTTATGGTCCTACACCGCTGCGCACCGGGATCGAGCAATCCAGAAACATTATGACGATCCGGCTGGCCAACGAGATCGGCATGGATGTGGTTGCCGAATACGGTGAAAAATTTGACCTTTATGACCGGATGGACCGGTTTTTGGCCAACGCACTGGGCAGTCAGGAAACCACTTTGATGCGGGTTGTGACCGGTTATGCGATGATCGCCAACGGGGGCGAACGGATTGAACCGACACTGGTTGACCGCGTGCAAGACCGTTACGGAAATACGATTTACCGGCACGATAAACGGGACTGCGTGGATTGCCGTGTTGCCTCGCTGGAACCGGGTGTCGCGCCAAGGATCGTGTCGAACCGCCAAAGGGTTATTGATGCGGTGACCGCCTATCAGATCCGGTCGATGATGCAGGGGGTTGTGCAGCGCGGGACAGCGGCAGGCAAGATCAATCTGAATGTGCCCGTTGCCGGTAAAACCGGGACAACCAATGAATCCAAAGATGTTTGGTTTACCGGCTTTACCTCGAATATCGTGGCTGGTTGTTATATGGGATTTGACACGCCGCGCCCATTGGGACGCGGGGCATTCGGTGGCACAATGTGTGCCCCTGTGTTTAACAAATTCATGCAAAAGGCCACGGCAAAATATGGCGGCGGCCCCTTTGCTGTGCCCCCCGGTGGCCATTTCATCAAGATCGACCGTTACACCGGTGCACGCCTGTCAGATGATGCTTCGGGGCCGAATGTGGTGGCCGAATATTTCCGCGATGGCGAAGATCCGATTTTCGGTATTGCCTTTGATGGCGGCTTTGCGATGGGGGCCAACCTGCCTTTGTTCAACGAGGTCGAGCAGGCCACAACCGTGACCACCTCGGATGGCAACACGGTGACGTTGGGGGGCAAGGCCACCTTCGGGACTGTGCAGTCGGGCGGGTTGTATTGA
- a CDS encoding N-acetylmuramoyl-L-alanine amidase codes for MSGIARLLMMVLVLWAGAAQAQQMTVLARLDASRSFIRDEGHGGLAIDLHLTQAVPYRVFTLDEPRRLVVDFREVDWGGVKAADLVQGSQASGARFGVFRPGWSRMVVDLVAPVVVKTATMVTDPNDGDAMVHIRLVAGDAAGFAARAGVPQTPLWGVPQSAGVRRPVARQSGGALVVVLDPGHGGIDPGAQTGGETEANLMLSFARQIKEDLTRAGGFKVVLTRNEDLFVPLETRISIARKAGADVFISLHADALSEGRAAGATVYTLSDTASDEASALLAERHDRNDLLAGVDLAGQDDVIAGVLMDMARVETAPRAGQLADQLVKGLTAAIGRMHSRPRQSASFSVLKAADIPSVLIEIGFLSNPQDLQNLSSSEWRAKAASGIRAALVEWAASDAARAQLRRE; via the coding sequence ATGAGCGGTATTGCACGATTGTTGATGATGGTTCTGGTCCTGTGGGCAGGGGCGGCGCAGGCACAGCAGATGACGGTGCTGGCGCGGCTGGACGCTTCGCGGTCCTTTATTCGGGACGAGGGGCACGGCGGGCTGGCGATTGATCTGCATTTGACGCAGGCGGTGCCCTATCGGGTGTTCACGCTGGATGAACCGCGCCGGCTGGTGGTTGATTTTCGAGAAGTGGACTGGGGCGGTGTGAAGGCGGCCGATCTGGTGCAGGGATCACAGGCAAGTGGCGCGCGTTTCGGGGTGTTTCGGCCCGGCTGGTCGCGCATGGTGGTTGATCTGGTGGCGCCGGTGGTGGTGAAAACCGCGACGATGGTGACGGACCCGAATGACGGTGATGCCATGGTGCACATCCGTCTGGTAGCCGGTGATGCGGCCGGTTTTGCGGCCCGCGCAGGCGTGCCACAGACCCCGTTGTGGGGTGTGCCGCAAAGCGCAGGTGTGAGGCGCCCCGTTGCCCGCCAGAGCGGTGGGGCGCTGGTGGTGGTGCTGGATCCGGGTCACGGCGGGATTGATCCGGGGGCGCAGACCGGCGGCGAGACCGAGGCAAACCTGATGTTGTCCTTTGCCCGCCAGATCAAAGAGGATTTGACGCGGGCAGGCGGGTTCAAGGTGGTTTTGACCCGCAATGAAGATTTATTCGTTCCGCTTGAAACGCGGATCAGCATTGCGCGCAAGGCCGGTGCGGATGTGTTTATCTCGCTGCATGCCGACGCCTTGAGCGAGGGGCGCGCGGCGGGGGCGACGGTTTACACCCTGTCCGACACTGCCAGTGACGAGGCTTCGGCGTTGCTTGCGGAACGCCATGACCGGAATGATTTGCTGGCCGGTGTCGATCTGGCAGGGCAGGATGATGTGATCGCCGGTGTTCTGATGGATATGGCACGGGTGGAAACGGCACCACGGGCCGGTCAACTGGCGGATCAACTGGTGAAGGGGCTGACGGCGGCAATTGGCCGGATGCACAGCCGCCCGCGCCAGTCTGCCAGTTTTTCGGTGCTGAAAGCCGCCGATATTCCGTCGGTGCTGATCGAGATCGGTTTTCTGTCCAACCCGCAGGATTTGCAGAACCTGTCGTCATCGGAATGGCGCGCCAAGGCGGCAAGCGGGATTCGGGCGGCATTGGTGGAATGGGCGGCAAGTGATGCGGCACGGGCGCAGCTGCGGCGGGAGTAA
- a CDS encoding pyridoxal phosphate-dependent aminotransferase — MKTSSRSVVDPFIVMDVMEAARVAEEEGRHIIHMEVGQPGTPAPVAARAALAEAMQDQAMGYTVALGLPELRARIAGLYREWYGIDLDPARVIVTPGSSGAFILAFTTLFDTGARVGLGEPGYPSYRQILSALDLAPVGIQTSAENRLQPVPADLAGLDLDGLIVASPANPSGTMLDRGAMEGLIHACADQGTSFISDEIYHGIQYEGRAVSALEISDDVYVINSFSKYFSMTGWRVGWMVVPADHVRVIERLAQNMFICPSHGSQLVALAAMDCGGELEGNMDVYRENRRLMLEGLPQAGFDRIAPPDGAFYVYADVSEMTDDSRAFADEILQKAGVAVTPGLDFDPERGAGTLRFSYARAAGDIVEGLARLKAFMAKRGTG, encoded by the coding sequence ATGAAAACATCAAGTCGAAGCGTGGTTGATCCCTTTATCGTGATGGATGTGATGGAGGCCGCGCGCGTGGCCGAGGAGGAAGGGCGCCATATTATCCATATGGAAGTCGGCCAGCCCGGCACGCCCGCCCCCGTGGCTGCGCGTGCTGCTTTGGCTGAGGCGATGCAGGATCAGGCGATGGGATACACCGTGGCGCTGGGGTTGCCGGAGCTGCGGGCGCGGATCGCGGGGCTGTATCGGGAATGGTATGGTATCGACCTTGATCCGGCGCGGGTGATCGTGACGCCCGGGTCAAGCGGGGCGTTTATTCTGGCCTTTACCACGCTGTTTGACACCGGCGCGCGGGTCGGGTTGGGCGAGCCGGGTTACCCGTCCTACCGGCAAATCCTGAGTGCGCTGGACTTGGCGCCGGTCGGGATTCAAACCTCGGCTGAAAACCGCTTGCAGCCGGTTCCGGCCGATCTGGCAGGGCTGGATCTGGACGGGTTGATTGTGGCGTCGCCCGCGAATCCTTCGGGCACCATGCTGGACAGGGGGGCGATGGAAGGGTTGATCCATGCCTGTGCGGATCAGGGGACCAGTTTCATTTCCGATGAAATTTATCACGGCATTCAATACGAGGGCCGCGCGGTGTCGGCGCTGGAGATCAGTGATGATGTCTATGTGATCAATTCCTTTTCCAAGTATTTCTCGATGACCGGCTGGCGGGTGGGCTGGATGGTGGTGCCTGCGGATCATGTGCGCGTGATCGAGCGACTGGCGCAGAATATGTTCATCTGCCCCTCGCATGGCTCGCAACTGGTGGCGCTGGCGGCGATGGACTGCGGTGGGGAACTTGAAGGCAACATGGATGTTTACCGCGAAAACCGCCGCTTGATGCTGGAGGGGTTGCCGCAAGCGGGGTTTGACAGGATCGCGCCGCCGGACGGGGCGTTTTACGTCTATGCGGATGTGTCGGAAATGACGGATGACAGCCGTGCCTTTGCCGACGAGATTTTGCAAAAGGCCGGTGTGGCCGTGACGCCGGGGCTGGATTTTGACCCCGAACGCGGGGCCGGGACGCTGCGGTTTTCCTATGCGCGGGCGGCGGGGGATATTGTCGAGGGTCTGGCGCGGTTGAAGGCGTTTATGGCGAAACGTGGCACGGGCTGA
- a CDS encoding M48 family metalloprotease, with protein sequence MIKRFLQVALLLAALTTGASAQSLIRDAEIEYALRKLAQPIFAAAGLNGNHIKILVINDSSLNAFVADNQHMFIHSGLILKLKTAEELQAVIAHEAAHIANGHISRRLSNMRSARTAAGLGILLSLAAGAASGNTTAGTGAAIGAMSTAQRVFLSHTRSEENSADQSGARFMARAGIDPQAMVKVLDLFRGQEAFSSTSRHIDPYALTHPMSRDRLRAVKGYAAAYGPQGKPDPNAGYWYARARGKLGAFIRNPNWGLREARKTSYKDVALMMKAVAYHQMPNVKKALKAVDALVKARPNDPYAHELRGQILLESRKFNAAAAAYAKAVSLAPREALILAGYGHALLAQGNVKKALPVLEKARARDPQDERMMRDLAMAYAKTGNNGMASLATAERYALRGRLIDAALHAKRAAGLLPRGSAGWNRAQDVLRAAQAVAKRR encoded by the coding sequence TTGATAAAACGTTTTCTGCAAGTCGCGCTGCTTTTGGCCGCCCTGACCACCGGCGCCAGTGCCCAAAGCCTGATCCGCGATGCCGAAATCGAATACGCCCTGCGCAAGCTGGCACAACCCATATTCGCAGCGGCCGGACTAAACGGCAACCACATCAAAATTCTGGTGATCAATGACAGTTCGCTGAACGCCTTTGTCGCGGACAACCAGCATATGTTCATCCATTCCGGCCTGATCCTGAAACTGAAAACCGCCGAGGAACTGCAAGCCGTGATCGCCCACGAGGCGGCGCATATCGCCAATGGCCATATCTCGCGGCGGCTGTCCAATATGCGCTCGGCCAGAACTGCGGCCGGTCTGGGGATATTGCTGTCACTGGCTGCAGGCGCCGCTTCGGGGAACACCACAGCCGGCACCGGCGCCGCCATCGGCGCAATGAGCACGGCCCAAAGGGTGTTCCTGTCCCACACCCGAAGCGAGGAAAACTCGGCCGACCAGTCGGGCGCCCGTTTCATGGCCCGCGCCGGAATTGACCCGCAAGCGATGGTCAAGGTGCTGGACCTGTTTCGCGGCCAGGAGGCGTTCTCGTCCACCTCGCGCCATATCGACCCCTACGCCCTGACCCACCCGATGTCGCGCGACCGTCTGCGCGCCGTCAAAGGCTATGCCGCCGCCTATGGCCCCCAAGGCAAGCCCGATCCTAACGCCGGTTACTGGTATGCCCGTGCCCGTGGCAAACTGGGCGCCTTTATCCGCAACCCCAACTGGGGCCTGCGCGAAGCCCGCAAGACCAGCTACAAAGACGTGGCCCTGATGATGAAGGCCGTGGCCTATCACCAGATGCCCAATGTCAAAAAGGCGCTGAAAGCGGTGGACGCTTTGGTCAAGGCCCGCCCGAATGACCCATACGCCCACGAGTTGCGCGGCCAGATCCTGCTGGAATCACGTAAATTCAACGCCGCCGCCGCTGCCTATGCCAAGGCCGTGTCACTTGCCCCGCGCGAGGCGCTGATCCTTGCCGGCTATGGTCACGCCCTGCTGGCCCAGGGCAATGTCAAAAAGGCGCTGCCTGTTTTGGAAAAGGCCCGCGCGCGTGACCCGCAGGATGAACGCATGATGCGCGATCTGGCAATGGCCTATGCGAAAACCGGCAACAACGGCATGGCCTCGCTTGCCACCGCCGAACGCTATGCCCTGCGGGGCCGCCTGATAGACGCCGCCCTTCACGCCAAACGTGCCGCAGGCCTTTTGCCGCGTGGCTCGGCGGGGTGGAATCGGGCACAAGACGTGTTAAGAGCTGCACAAGCAGTAGCAAAACGGAGATAA
- a CDS encoding DsbA family protein, with the protein MKRILLATALAITTFTAPASATDLMDMTDSERDVFRAEVRAYLMENPEVLLEAINVLEQRQATEEAVNDATLLLNNADEIFNDGVSYVGGNPDGDVTVVEFSDYRCPYCKRAHKEVAQLLAQDGNIRFIYKEFPILGPDSLTAAQFAVAVLLKDGPEKYRAVNDALMEMRGDPSEAALTAIANEQGLDAGALLEGMKSSEVTQIIQANRALGQRLKISGTPTFIIGDQILRGYLPLDNMQAIVKEARTLE; encoded by the coding sequence ATGAAACGCATCCTTCTGGCCACCGCATTGGCCATCACCACATTTACCGCGCCGGCATCGGCCACCGATCTTATGGATATGACCGACAGCGAACGCGATGTGTTTCGCGCCGAGGTCCGCGCCTATCTGATGGAAAACCCCGAAGTGTTGCTGGAGGCGATCAACGTGCTGGAGCAACGTCAGGCCACTGAAGAAGCGGTGAATGATGCCACCCTGTTGCTAAACAACGCCGACGAGATTTTCAACGACGGAGTGTCCTATGTTGGCGGCAATCCGGATGGCGATGTGACCGTGGTCGAGTTTTCCGACTACCGCTGCCCCTATTGCAAACGCGCCCACAAAGAGGTGGCGCAACTGCTAGCACAGGATGGCAACATCAGGTTTATCTACAAGGAATTCCCGATTCTGGGACCGGATTCCCTGACAGCGGCACAATTTGCTGTCGCCGTTCTGCTTAAGGACGGGCCTGAAAAATACCGCGCGGTCAACGATGCCCTGATGGAAATGCGCGGGGACCCGAGCGAAGCGGCCCTGACGGCCATTGCCAACGAACAGGGGCTGGATGCGGGCGCTCTGCTGGAAGGGATGAAAAGCAGTGAAGTGACGCAGATCATCCAGGCCAATCGCGCCCTTGGCCAGCGGCTGAAGATTTCCGGCACACCGACGTTCATTATCGGGGATCAGATTCTGCGGGGATACCTTCCGCTGGACAACATGCAAGCCATCGTTAAAGAGGCCCGCACACTGGAATAA
- the ispG gene encoding flavodoxin-dependent (E)-4-hydroxy-3-methylbut-2-enyl-diphosphate synthase has product MTHNPIRPWRDIDRRKSRKIHVGSVPVGGDAPIAVQTMTNTLTSDAAATIKQVLACADAGADIVRVSVPDVESSAALKEIVTESPVPIVADIHFHYKRAIEAAEAGAACLRINPGNIGNPERVKDVIKAARDHGCSIRIGVNAGSLEKHLLEKYGEPCPDAMVESGLEHIRILQDNDFHEFKISVKASDVFMTAAAYQQLADATDAPIHLGVTEAGGLVSGTIKSAIGLGNLLWAGIGDTIRVSLSADPVEEVKVGFEILKSLGLRHRGVNIISCPSCARQGFDVIKVVDTLERRLEHIKTPMSLSIIGCVVNGPGEALMTDVGFTGGGAGSGMVYIAGAQSHKLSNEEMIEHIVAQVEERAAVIEAEITKAEAAE; this is encoded by the coding sequence ATGACGCATAACCCGATCCGCCCGTGGCGCGATATTGACCGCCGCAAATCCCGCAAAATCCATGTTGGCTCGGTGCCGGTCGGGGGGGATGCGCCGATTGCGGTGCAGACAATGACCAACACGCTGACATCCGACGCGGCGGCCACCATCAAACAGGTGCTGGCCTGTGCCGATGCCGGCGCCGATATTGTGCGGGTTTCGGTGCCGGATGTGGAATCCTCTGCGGCCCTGAAGGAAATCGTTACCGAAAGCCCCGTGCCCATCGTTGCCGATATCCATTTCCATTACAAACGCGCCATCGAGGCCGCCGAGGCGGGGGCCGCCTGTTTGCGGATCAACCCCGGCAATATCGGCAATCCTGAACGGGTAAAGGACGTGATCAAGGCGGCGCGTGATCATGGCTGCTCGATCCGTATCGGTGTGAACGCGGGATCATTGGAAAAGCACCTGCTGGAAAAATACGGCGAACCCTGTCCTGACGCGATGGTCGAAAGCGGGCTGGAGCATATCCGCATTTTGCAGGACAATGATTTCCACGAATTCAAGATTTCGGTCAAGGCGTCGGATGTGTTCATGACCGCCGCCGCCTATCAGCAACTGGCCGACGCCACCGACGCCCCGATCCATCTGGGCGTGACCGAGGCCGGCGGGCTGGTCTCGGGCACGATCAAATCGGCCATCGGTCTGGGCAATCTGCTGTGGGCAGGCATTGGTGATACTATCCGCGTTTCCCTGTCCGCCGATCCGGTGGAAGAGGTCAAGGTGGGCTTTGAAATTCTGAAATCTCTGGGCCTGCGCCATCGCGGTGTGAACATCATTTCCTGCCCCTCCTGCGCGCGGCAGGGATTCGATGTGATCAAGGTGGTGGATACGCTGGAACGTCGTCTGGAACATATCAAAACGCCGATGTCGCTCAGTATCATCGGCTGTGTTGTGAACGGCCCGGGCGAAGCCTTGATGACCGATGTCGGCTTTACCGGTGGCGGGGCAGGCAGCGGGATGGTCTATATTGCCGGCGCCCAGAGCCACAAGTTGAGCAACGAGGAAATGATCGAGCATATCGTTGCGCAGGTCGAGGAACGCGCCGCTGTGATTGAAGCCGAGATAACCAAGGCCGAAGCGGCGGAATAA
- a CDS encoding helix-turn-helix domain-containing protein, giving the protein MIGRIFTPKEAEETVQPSGFDAYDLRLGDVMRGERATLGKSLLDVQRELKIKATYVAAIENADPSAFESPSFIAGYVRSYARYLGMDPEWAFQKFCDESDYETAHGMSAQASSAAAQKSERNAQKNDTFRDPLADPNATFLPRKESFFSGVEINAIGSMMVLVALIGGIGYGGWTVLQEVQRVQFAPVEQAPGLAATVDPLAGREDVFAMNEEETTGFVAPSPDALDRLYRPQALEVPVMVARDGPIAALNPDSFGTLAPDTSLSAPELRRVMAGLDQPDLSPEPADPTLIKVVEDGVPEVAIFAVRESWVRVKSADGTVIYEKVMQPGDKFVLPKTEEPPTLRTGYAGGVYFAVNGKTYGPAGEGASVVSKIALGEDEITEKYALADLTGNKELAKVVAELSVDPAKLPDE; this is encoded by the coding sequence ATGATCGGGCGCATTTTTACGCCCAAGGAGGCTGAAGAAACAGTCCAGCCTTCTGGATTCGATGCATACGATCTACGACTGGGCGATGTCATGCGCGGCGAACGCGCGACCCTTGGCAAATCCCTGCTGGATGTCCAACGCGAGTTAAAGATCAAAGCGACCTATGTTGCCGCGATTGAAAACGCCGATCCCAGCGCCTTTGAATCCCCCAGTTTTATTGCCGGTTATGTGCGTTCCTATGCGCGCTATCTGGGGATGGACCCGGAATGGGCCTTCCAGAAATTCTGTGACGAGAGCGACTACGAAACCGCGCATGGCATGTCCGCGCAGGCGTCGAGCGCTGCGGCGCAAAAATCCGAACGTAATGCGCAAAAAAACGATACGTTTCGCGATCCGCTGGCCGATCCGAACGCAACCTTCCTGCCGCGTAAGGAATCCTTCTTTTCCGGTGTGGAAATCAATGCAATCGGATCAATGATGGTTCTGGTCGCGTTGATTGGCGGCATCGGTTATGGCGGCTGGACCGTGCTGCAGGAAGTGCAGCGCGTGCAATTCGCGCCGGTTGAACAGGCCCCCGGGCTTGCAGCAACGGTGGACCCGCTGGCCGGCCGCGAAGATGTATTCGCGATGAACGAGGAGGAAACTACAGGTTTCGTTGCGCCTTCGCCCGACGCACTGGACCGGCTGTATCGTCCGCAGGCGCTGGAAGTGCCGGTGATGGTGGCCCGTGATGGTCCGATTGCAGCACTGAACCCCGACAGCTTTGGCACATTGGCGCCCGATACCAGCCTCAGCGCCCCCGAGCTTCGGCGTGTTATGGCAGGGTTGGACCAACCCGACCTGTCCCCCGAGCCGGCAGACCCGACCCTGATCAAGGTGGTCGAGGATGGTGTGCCCGAAGTGGCGATTTTTGCAGTTCGTGAATCCTGGGTTCGTGTTAAATCTGCCGATGGCACAGTGATCTACGAAAAAGTCATGCAGCCCGGCGACAAGTTTGTTCTGCCCAAAACCGAAGAACCGCCGACTTTGCGCACCGGTTATGCGGGCGGGGTATATTTTGCCGTGAATGGTAAAACATACGGCCCGGCAGGCGAGGGGGCATCGGTGGTCAGCAAAATCGCCTTGGGAGAGGACGAGATAACCGAAAAATATGCCTTGGCCGATTTGACTGGGAACAAAGAGCTGGCCAAAGTTGTGGCCGAACTATCGGTTGATCCCGCGAAACTGCCGGACGAATAA
- the hemA gene encoding 5-aminolevulinate synthase → MDYSAKIDESLQRLHDEGRYRTFIDIERRKGAFPHAIWRKPDGSEQEITVWCGNDYLGMGQHPHVLEAMHDALHATGAGSGGTRNISGTTVYHKALEAELADLHGKEAALIFTSAYIANDATLSTLPLLFPGLTILSDELNHASMIQGIRHGNCAKKIWRHNDVAHLRELLEELDKDAPKLIAFESIYSMDGDFGPIEEVLDLAEEFGALTYIDEVHAVGMYGAHGAGVAERDGLMDRIDIINGTLGKAYGVHGGYIATSAKMADAIRSYAPGFIFTTSLPPAVAAGAAASVKHLKTDPHLRELQQTHARILKDRLKAMGLPITDHGSHIVPVHVGDPVKCKMLSDLLLENYGIYVQPINFPTVPRGTERLRFTPSPVHGPEEMDKLVHAMDDLWSQCALNRAELTG, encoded by the coding sequence TTGGATTATTCCGCCAAGATCGACGAAAGCCTGCAACGTCTGCACGACGAAGGGCGCTATCGCACCTTTATTGATATCGAACGTCGCAAGGGTGCTTTCCCACATGCGATCTGGCGCAAACCCGATGGCAGCGAACAGGAAATCACCGTCTGGTGTGGCAATGATTATCTGGGCATGGGCCAGCACCCGCATGTGCTGGAAGCGATGCACGATGCGCTGCATGCAACCGGTGCAGGCTCGGGCGGGACCCGCAATATTTCCGGCACCACGGTGTATCACAAGGCACTGGAAGCCGAGTTGGCCGATCTGCACGGCAAAGAGGCAGCGCTGATATTCACCTCGGCCTATATCGCCAATGACGCCACGCTTTCCACCCTGCCGCTGTTGTTCCCGGGGCTGACCATTCTGTCGGACGAATTAAACCACGCCTCGATGATTCAGGGTATTCGCCACGGCAATTGCGCCAAGAAGATCTGGCGCCATAACGATGTGGCGCATCTGCGCGAACTGCTGGAAGAACTGGACAAGGACGCGCCCAAACTGATCGCCTTTGAATCGATCTATTCGATGGATGGCGATTTTGGCCCGATTGAGGAAGTGCTTGATCTGGCAGAAGAATTCGGCGCATTGACCTATATCGACGAAGTGCATGCCGTGGGCATGTATGGCGCACATGGGGCCGGTGTGGCCGAACGCGACGGGCTGATGGACCGGATTGATATCATCAACGGCACCTTGGGCAAAGCATACGGTGTGCATGGCGGCTATATCGCCACCAGTGCCAAAATGGCCGATGCGATCCGCTCCTATGCGCCCGGCTTTATTTTCACCACCAGCCTGCCGCCTGCGGTTGCGGCGGGGGCGGCGGCGTCGGTCAAACATCTGAAAACCGATCCGCATCTGCGCGAATTGCAACAGACCCATGCGCGCATCCTGAAGGACCGCCTTAAGGCGATGGGCCTGCCGATCACCGATCATGGCAGCCATATCGTGCCGGTGCATGTGGGGGACCCTGTGAAATGCAAAATGCTGTCCGACCTGCTGCTGGAAAACTACGGTATTTACGTTCAGCCGATCAACTTTCCGACCGTGCCGCGGGGCACCGAACGGCTGCGGTTTACACCCTCGCCGGTGCATGGCCCCGAAGAGATGGACAAGCTGGTTCACGCCATGGATGACCTATGGTCGCAATGTGCGCTGAATCGCGCCGAGCTTACGGGCTAA